The Sulfuricurvum sp. DNA segment AATACCTCGGATGTCATAGTTGCCTGATAGACTCCCTATCCCATTGTATACGTTAAGTCCCGGAACTTCCGCCAAAATCTCATCCAAGGTTCTGGCACTCGATTCGGAAATCTGTTTATCGGTGATAATTGTCGCAATGGCGGGTGCGAGGGAGAGAGGTTTTTGGGTACCGGTGGCGGTTGAGATGGGAATATTTAGCATCTCTTCCATCGAGAGGGATTCCATAATATCAAGGTCACTTGAAGCATTGGCAAGCGATGATAAGAGTAATGTTGTTAAAACAACCGAAATTTTGTATTTCATGGACAATCCTTTGTGTTGATGTGGTTTTACACGATTTTTCTCTCTAAATAGGGTAAATGTATCTCAAATGTCGTACCGTTAGGTATCTCTGAATGGACACTAATCGTTCCGCCCAGTTTTTGAGTTACGAGATTGTATACGATACTCAAACCTAGCCCTGTTCCTCCTGCATTTCGCTTTGTCGTGACAAACGGTTCAAATATTTTATCTTTTATGGATGGATTTACACCTTTACCGTTATCGTGAAATAGTAGATGGATAGTATTTTCCAGTAACTCTAAGGTAATCGTTATTTTGGCATTTTCCATATCTTTTTCAAAAGCGTGCAAAATTGCATTAGCGATTAGATTATTGAAGAGTTGGGCAAAAACACCGGGGTATGAGTAGATAGAGATGTGTTCAGGTGAAATAATCTCTACGTCAATAGGGATATGTTTGAGCTTATTGTGAAATGTCTGTACGATTTCATAGAGATACTCTTTAAGATCAAAATCGCGCAAATCGTTCGTGCTTTGATCAATCGAGATTTGTTTAAAACTTTTAATCAGTTCGGCGGCTTGGGTGACACTTTTAAAAAGGAGTTGGGAGCTTTGGAGAATAACGTCTAATTTTTTCTCCATCTCTGAGCGGGTGAGTGTCCCCTCGTTTAACCCTTTTTGTATCGCAGCACTCTCTCTGGTGATGATAGAGCTTCCCGTTACGGCATTTCCCAGCGGTGTATTTACCTCATGGGCAACACCCCCGACGAGATTACCTAGTGCCGCCATTTTTTCGGATTCAATGAGCTGATTTTGTGCTTGTTTAAGGGAATCCAGACTATTTTGAAGCTGATGTGTCCGTACCTCTACCCGTTTTTCAAGATCTTCGGTTAGTGTTTGCGTTTCACTTAGCATCAGGTTAAAAGCATCGTAGAGTCGGGCGATTTCATTTTTACCCTCATAGGTGACGCGAAGGGAGAAATCACGTTTATCTGCAACCAGATTGGCACTTTGCGCCAGTGACAATATGGGGTGAAGCATGTAGTCCCCTAGCTTATGAGAAACGAGAATAACAAAAATAATTAAGGTGATAGAGAAGATGCCAAGAGGTATTATGAGGTTATTTAAACTCTCGATAATTCCCGATGCGCTTTTAATCAAATAAAGATATCCCAGCACCTCTTTGCCGTGTTTGATGGGGAGGATGATTCGATATTCAGCATCACGGGTTAACCAAGTATTGTTAATAAATCCGTTTTCGGCATTAAAGCTAGCAGGTTCGGAGCGTTTAAGGGGATTGATTTCGCTAAACAGTTGATGATTGCTATCATAGACGGATACCTGAATGACGGAATGCTGATTTTTAACGGCTTTTAGAATCTCTTCTGCCCCTTTGGAATCAAAAAAAGCTAATGGGGAGAGTACAGTATCGGCGATAAATTGTGCCTCCAATGTACTTTCATGGATAAAACGGTGTTTTTCATTCAGTAGCGTCAATACCAAAGCGAAGATGGTCGCTATCATTAATATCAACGCACTGAGCGACGTAAAAATAACGATGAACTGACGGGTAATAGGGTAATTACTTAACTTCATTATTCTCTCCGTTTGGTTCTACAATCTTGGCGAGTTTGAGTAATCGGTAATCTGCCTTTAGGTGAGTGTCGGAGAGCCTTTTTTCATTGATGACTATTTTGTATTTGTTGTTATCCAGATAAAAGACAACACCGGCACCATCGTAGATATTATCATAATTGTTTCCGACAATTAATGTTGTTTGGTTTTTGAGAATTTGGGCAATTTGATTGAGGGTATTTTTATTGGCATTAACGATATAGATGATTTGACATGATAAGAGTATCCGTTTATCGGTAGTGCTATCTACCGATATAACATCCAAAGAGCGGTCATGCAACTCTTTGTCTTTGTAAAGTTTTTGGAGATTTTGAGCAAAATCATTATCACCGACAACGCAGATTTTTATCGTTTTTTCGGGTAATTGCGGCCAACTGATAAAAGAGCCGATACGCTGTAGCATGATTCCTTTGATATCGGTTTCGGATAATGCGTACAAAGATGTAGTAGATAGTAAAAAAACAAGAATAACTGTTTTTATGGAGGTATACATCAGAGAAGTTCGGGCGATGGCTCACCCAAAAAATATCCTTGGGCGTAATCGATTCCCATTGATTTGATGATGTCGTATACTTGGGAACTGTGGACAAATTCCGCAACGGTTTTTACTTCTATTTTGTGGGTAAAAAAGAGGATGGTTTCGGTCACTGTACGCGATTTATCGTTGCAATCTATATCTTTGATATAGGTTCCGTCGATTTTGACAATATCGAGATCCAGATTACCGAGTTGTGCGAAGTTTGAGCATTGAACCCCAAAATCATCCAAACATAGATGATATCCCAGTGATGTCAGTTCGTTTAGATGTTTTTCGGCGATAGGGTTGGTCAAGATGCTATTATCTTCGAGAATCTCGAAATATATTCGGTCACTCTCTATTTTGTACTGGAGACGTGTTTGTTCGATAAATTCTACAAATTTCTCTTCCAAAAGATCTTGATCGGTGATGTTGATGGTAAAGCCAAGAGTGTTGTTTGCAAATTTGGCACATGCTTGATCAAACATTTTTTGTGTTATCTGATAGAGCAACCCCGCATAGCGAGCTGTCGGGAGAAAAAGAGGGGGAGTGTATATCACCCCATCGCGCTCAAGACGGACAAGGGTCTCATATTTGACGATTAAGCCGCTTTTGCACTCGACGATGGGTTGATAATAGGCGATTAATTTATCGTTATCGAGGGCATCTTTGAGCCATTTTGTCCATTTGGTATTTTCTTTGATCTGGGTGATAACCGCTAGATCATCGGAGTAGACTTGTATTCGATTTCGACTCATTTTCCGCGCTTCGCGTAGAGCGATTTCGGCTTTTTGAATCATGTTGCCGATATCGTGTTCAACTACCCCCATGGTGACGTTGATGCGATGTTCCAGCCCATTGATGAGGAAAGAGTTCTTGGTGATGCTGTTTCGGATAGCTACAACCTCTTTTTGAATATCCTGAGCTGTTTTATGACAGGTTAAAAGAGCGTAAATATCGGCTTCAAGACGGTAAACACCGCAATCAGAACTGGAGGTGTGGAGCAAAATATCAGCAAATTGCAACAGCATTTGATCACCCACTTCAAATCCGTATACGTCGTTAATCATGCTAAAAGAGTCGATATTGAGCAAAATCAGTGACATCGGTTCATCGTTGTCTAAATCATAGTTGAGTTTAACCCGATTTCCCAAACCGGTCAAGCTGTCGGTTATAAGGGTGTTATAAATCTCATTTTTTTTGTTGAGGAGCTCGATGATTTGTTTGTACTGCGAAAGGGCGCTGCGGATGGTAGTATAAAGCCGATCGGTCGTTAATTCTGTTTTTTCTTTGTAGTCGTTGATATCGTAATGATCGATAACGTATCGCTCCGGTGCTACACCGGGTTGTCCCGTTCGGATGATGATTCTCACCATCATGTTATTAAAACGGAACCGGATGGTTTCGACCAAATCGAGCCCAGCGGTATCCGTTTCCATAACCACATCAAGCAAAATTATGGCTATATCATCGTAATTTTTTAAAATTTCTATCGCTTCTGAGGCGCTGTAGGCGGATAAAAACTGAAGAGGCTTACGCTCATAGATAAAATCATGAAGTGCAAGTTTGGTAAAAGAGTGAACCTCGCTGTCATCATCGACAATGAGTACTTTCCACCTCGCTTCAGGTAGTGTTTCCTCCTTTTCGGGGGCGAATAAAAGTTCATCGGCATCCATTATGTATCCTTCTCAATTTCGCTTGATAGCTTAATGATATTATGATAATTATAAAAATCTTATAAAGTTTTTGAGGAGGATAGAAGAAATGGTGACGGGGGAGATTTTTGGGAGCATATCACCCGAATTTTCCGGTGATGTACTCTTGGGTGAGTTTCTCTTTTGGGGTGACGAATATCTCTTCAGTATGGCCCAATTCGATCAAATCGCCCAAATACATAAATCCGGTGTAATCGCTTACACGCGCCGCTTGTTGCATATTATGGGTAACGATGATGATGCTCACTTTTTCTTTAAGTTCGATGACGAGTCTCTCAATCCCTTGGGTAGAGATGGGGTCGAGTGCTGAGGTAGGTTCATCAAACAAGAGAACTTCGGGCTCAACGGCGATGGCACGTGCGATACAAAGACGTTGTTGCTGTCCCCCTGAGAGACCGTTTGCATCGTGTTTTAAACGATCACTGACCTCTTTCCAGATAGCGGCATCTTGGAGTGCTTTTTCAACCCGTCCATCGAGTTCGGATTTATTTTTTATCCCTTGAAGGCGTAAACCGTAGGCGACGTTATCGTAAATCGACATCGGAAACGCTGTCGGTTTTTGGAAAATCATCCCGATACGGGTGCGAAGGTGAATCAAATCTTCTTTGGGAGAGAGGATATTGTGCCCTTCGAACTCGATTTCACCGCTGTAGGTGTTCCCTGGATAGAGGTCGTGCATACGGTTGAATGAACGGAGCAGGGTGGTTTTACCGCATCCTGATGGTCCGATAAGAGCCGTTACCGCATGTTTGGCGATGGGCATCGTAATCTTTTTTAAACTTGGAGCCGCAGCACCTTTGTAGGTAAATTCAAAATTACGGACATGAAGAGCGCACTCTTCTTTGATATCGATAATACTTGCCATAGTTATTTCCTTTTTCCCATTAATAAAATAAGTCGTCCGATGATATTTAGACCCAAAATAAACATCGAGAGGATAAAGGCGGCTGCCCATCCCAGTTGTTGCCAATCATCGTAGGGACTGATGGCGTAGTTAAACATTGTCACCGTCAATGAAGGCATCGCTTCGTTTAGATCGGTGGTAAAAAAGTTATCGTTAAACGAGGTAAAGAGCAACGGTGCCGTCTCTCCCCCTACACGGGCGATACCGAGCAACACTCCTGTTAAAATCCCCGCTTTGGCACCGCGATAGACGACGTCCATGATCACTTTGTATTTCGGTGCTCCGAGGGCAAATGCCGCTTCGCGCAATGTTCCCGGTACGAGTTGAAGCATATCGTCGGTGGTACGCAAAATAACAGGAATCATAATAATTGCTAGAGCAATTGCCCCTGCCCATGCACTGAAATGACCCATCGGCATAACGACAACGGCGTAGACGAATGCTCCGATAACGATAGAGGGTGCCGACATCATGATATCACTGATATCACGAATCGTATGGGCGAGAGCGGAATTTTTACCGTATTCACTCAAATACGTTCCCGCCATAATCCCCAGCGGTACACCGATGAGGGTCGCAAGACCTACGAGAATGAGTTGACCAACAAGAGCATGTTTGAGACCGCTCTCAGGATATCCAGGAGGAGAACCCTCATAAATAAAGATATTCCAGTTGAGGGCATCCACCCCTTTCATCATCAAGACTCCGAGAATCCAAAACAAAAAGGCGAGGGCGATAACAGCGCTGAGGGTTGAGAACCCTAGTGCGACTTTGTTAATGAGAATCCGTTTTTGTACGGCTGTCATGATGCTTTCCTCACTTTGCGTAAAAAGTAAAACTTCGCAACCGCGATGACGACAAAACTCATAACCAACAAGGTTAATGCCAATCCAAAGAGGCTGGAAAAATAGAGCGAACTGTCAGCTTCGGTAAATTCGTTAGCGAGAGTAACCGGAATCGAGGTGGTCGGATCGAGGATGCTTCCGGGGACTTTGTGGACATTCCCCATAACAAACGTAACCGCCATCGTCTCACCGATAGCACGTCCAAGTGCGAGGATTACCGAACCGATGATTCCTGCTTTGGCATAAGGGATGATAACGTCTTTAATAACGTCCCATTGGGTCCCACCGAGTGCATACGCTGACTCTTTTAGGATATCGGGGGTGGTGTTCATCGCATCACGGGTGACGGCTGCCATAAACGGCAAAATCATGATTGCCAAAACAATCCCTGCCGCTAAAAGACCAATCCCCATCCCTCCGAAAAGTTCACGTAAGATGGGAACAAAGAAGAATAATCCCCACATACCGTAAATAACTGAGGGAATCGCGGCGAGAAGTTCGACACTCACCCCGAAGAATCCTTTAATCTTGTCGTGAGCGATTTCGCTGAGGAAAATCGCAACCCCGATAGCTACGGGGATGGCTAATAGCATTGCCAAAAAGGTTGAAGCGACCGAGCCGAAAATCGCAGCGTATGCCCCAAATTTATCAACATTCGGTGCCCATTCGTCATTGGTTATAAAATCAAAACCAAAAGCGTGCATCGCTTCGGTTGATTGGTTGAACAATACGACAAAAATCCAGGCAACGATGATGAGGATTAAGAATGCACTGAATCGGGTCAGATTGTGAAAGAGTGTATCAATCATGGTTTGCCTTGAGCAAAATTTTGATGGTATTCTACAAATTTTTGATTACAACATTGTTACCAAAGGGGATGCTGAATGACGTCTAAACACCTATATTACTTCGTCATGATTGAAAAAGAGGAGTTTGGAAGTGAATTTAAGTTTTGGACTTTTTTGGCGGTTCGCAGAGATGTTGGAGAGAAAATCCAAACGTTGATCCCTCGCCTAAAGTGGAGGTGATAGTGAGGGTGGTTTCGTGCAGTTTGAGTATGTAGCTGACGATAGAGAGACCAAGCCCCATAGAGTTGTCCCAACGGTTCTTTTGGACGCGGTAAAATTTGTTGGTGATGTTTTCGAGCTCATTAGGTGCTATACCTATCCCTTTGTCGCTTACGGTGAGCACTTCATCGGTGAGGGTAAGGGTTACTGCTTCCTCAGAGTATTTGAGGGCATTGTCGATGAGGTTGGTGATGACCATATCAATCATGGTTTTGTCGGCGTAAACATCTCGATGGAACTCGTTAAAGAG contains these protein-coding regions:
- a CDS encoding ATP-binding protein, with product MKLSNYPITRQFIVIFTSLSALILMIATIFALVLTLLNEKHRFIHESTLEAQFIADTVLSPLAFFDSKGAEEILKAVKNQHSVIQVSVYDSNHQLFSEINPLKRSEPASFNAENGFINNTWLTRDAEYRIILPIKHGKEVLGYLYLIKSASGIIESLNNLIIPLGIFSITLIIFVILVSHKLGDYMLHPILSLAQSANLVADKRDFSLRVTYEGKNEIARLYDAFNLMLSETQTLTEDLEKRVEVRTHQLQNSLDSLKQAQNQLIESEKMAALGNLVGGVAHEVNTPLGNAVTGSSIITRESAAIQKGLNEGTLTRSEMEKKLDVILQSSQLLFKSVTQAAELIKSFKQISIDQSTNDLRDFDLKEYLYEIVQTFHNKLKHIPIDVEIISPEHISIYSYPGVFAQLFNNLIANAILHAFEKDMENAKITITLELLENTIHLLFHDNGKGVNPSIKDKIFEPFVTTKRNAGGTGLGLSIVYNLVTQKLGGTISVHSEIPNGTTFEIHLPYLERKIV
- the pstC gene encoding phosphate ABC transporter permease subunit PstC produces the protein MIDTLFHNLTRFSAFLILIIVAWIFVVLFNQSTEAMHAFGFDFITNDEWAPNVDKFGAYAAIFGSVASTFLAMLLAIPVAIGVAIFLSEIAHDKIKGFFGVSVELLAAIPSVIYGMWGLFFFVPILRELFGGMGIGLLAAGIVLAIMILPFMAAVTRDAMNTTPDILKESAYALGGTQWDVIKDVIIPYAKAGIIGSVILALGRAIGETMAVTFVMGNVHKVPGSILDPTTSIPVTLANEFTEADSSLYFSSLFGLALTLLVMSFVVIAVAKFYFLRKVRKAS
- a CDS encoding EAL domain-containing protein codes for the protein MDADELLFAPEKEETLPEARWKVLIVDDDSEVHSFTKLALHDFIYERKPLQFLSAYSASEAIEILKNYDDIAIILLDVVMETDTAGLDLVETIRFRFNNMMVRIIIRTGQPGVAPERYVIDHYDINDYKEKTELTTDRLYTTIRSALSQYKQIIELLNKKNEIYNTLITDSLTGLGNRVKLNYDLDNDEPMSLILLNIDSFSMINDVYGFEVGDQMLLQFADILLHTSSSDCGVYRLEADIYALLTCHKTAQDIQKEVVAIRNSITKNSFLINGLEHRINVTMGVVEHDIGNMIQKAEIALREARKMSRNRIQVYSDDLAVITQIKENTKWTKWLKDALDNDKLIAYYQPIVECKSGLIVKYETLVRLERDGVIYTPPLFLPTARYAGLLYQITQKMFDQACAKFANNTLGFTINITDQDLLEEKFVEFIEQTRLQYKIESDRIYFEILEDNSILTNPIAEKHLNELTSLGYHLCLDDFGVQCSNFAQLGNLDLDIVKIDGTYIKDIDCNDKSRTVTETILFFTHKIEVKTVAEFVHSSQVYDIIKSMGIDYAQGYFLGEPSPELL
- the pstA gene encoding phosphate ABC transporter permease PstA gives rise to the protein MTAVQKRILINKVALGFSTLSAVIALAFLFWILGVLMMKGVDALNWNIFIYEGSPPGYPESGLKHALVGQLILVGLATLIGVPLGIMAGTYLSEYGKNSALAHTIRDISDIMMSAPSIVIGAFVYAVVVMPMGHFSAWAGAIALAIIMIPVILRTTDDMLQLVPGTLREAAFALGAPKYKVIMDVVYRGAKAGILTGVLLGIARVGGETAPLLFTSFNDNFFTTDLNEAMPSLTVTMFNYAISPYDDWQQLGWAAAFILSMFILGLNIIGRLILLMGKRK
- a CDS encoding YfiR family protein, with the translated sequence MLQRIGSFISWPQLPEKTIKICVVGDNDFAQNLQKLYKDKELHDRSLDVISVDSTTDKRILLSCQIIYIVNANKNTLNQIAQILKNQTTLIVGNNYDNIYDGAGVVFYLDNNKYKIVINEKRLSDTHLKADYRLLKLAKIVEPNGENNEVK
- the pstB gene encoding phosphate ABC transporter ATP-binding protein PstB; protein product: MASIIDIKEECALHVRNFEFTYKGAAAPSLKKITMPIAKHAVTALIGPSGCGKTTLLRSFNRMHDLYPGNTYSGEIEFEGHNILSPKEDLIHLRTRIGMIFQKPTAFPMSIYDNVAYGLRLQGIKNKSELDGRVEKALQDAAIWKEVSDRLKHDANGLSGGQQQRLCIARAIAVEPEVLLFDEPTSALDPISTQGIERLVIELKEKVSIIIVTHNMQQAARVSDYTGFMYLGDLIELGHTEEIFVTPKEKLTQEYITGKFG